In Alistipes ihumii AP11, a genomic segment contains:
- the greA gene encoding transcription elongation factor GreA yields the protein MASNIVYLTEAGLQKLKDELDHLRSVERPAISAAIAEARDKGDLSENAEYDAAKEAQGMLEMRIAKLEDTVANARVIDESRIDTNTVQILNRVKMKNMTTGKIVEYTLVSENEANLKEGKLAIGTPIAQALLGKKKGEEVDVKVPSGMLRLEILDISI from the coding sequence ATGGCATCGAACATTGTTTATCTGACCGAGGCGGGTCTGCAAAAACTCAAGGACGAACTGGATCACCTCCGTTCGGTAGAGCGTCCCGCCATCTCGGCAGCCATCGCCGAGGCGCGCGACAAGGGAGATTTGTCGGAGAACGCCGAGTACGACGCGGCCAAAGAGGCTCAGGGCATGCTGGAAATGCGCATCGCCAAGCTGGAAGACACGGTGGCCAATGCCCGCGTGATCGACGAGTCGCGCATCGACACGAACACCGTACAGATCCTGAACCGAGTAAAAATGAAAAATATGACGACCGGCAAGATCGTAGAATATACGCTGGTCTCGGAAAACGAGGCCAACCTCAAGGAAGGCAAGCTGGCGATCGGCACCCCGATCGCGCAGGCGCTGCTCGGAAAGAAAAAGGGCGAAGAGGTGGACGTAAAGGTTCCCTCGGGCATGCTTCGCCTCGAAATCCTGGATATCTCGATCTGA
- a CDS encoding glucose-6-phosphate isomerase, producing the protein MGIINVNIDKIYGRASQAEVDALKGEIEAANRMLYDGSGKGGDFLGWVSLPGRIGSEELEAVEACARSLASLADVIVVIGIGGSYLGTKAVYEAMNDSFQLLRKKQDRPLLLFAGQNLSEDYLSELLAAVKPYRIAAIVISKSGTTTEPAVAFRLIKEEIESRYGKAEASKRIVAVTDAKRGALRTLATQEGYATFVIPDNVGGRYSVLTPVGLLPLAAAGVRIGELVRGAQDMEKATGTDVPFERNPSALYAAARTALYRKGCKIEILGSYDPKLLYVAEWWKQLYGESEGKEGKGIFPASVTLTADLHSMGQYIQQGERTLMETIVSIGHPKHTLKIASDADNLDGLNYLAGKRIGEVNRMAEMGTMLAHVDGGVPNIRIELPELDEYYLGALLYFFEKACGMSGYALGVNPFDQPGVEAYKKNMFALLGKPGYEEQGEELRKRL; encoded by the coding sequence ATGGGTATTATCAATGTGAATATCGACAAGATCTACGGCCGCGCTTCGCAGGCCGAGGTCGATGCGCTGAAAGGCGAGATCGAGGCGGCCAACCGGATGCTGTACGACGGCAGCGGCAAGGGCGGCGATTTTCTGGGCTGGGTTTCCCTGCCGGGCCGGATCGGCTCCGAGGAGCTCGAAGCCGTCGAGGCGTGCGCCCGCTCGCTCGCATCGCTCGCCGATGTGATCGTCGTGATCGGGATCGGGGGATCGTACCTCGGGACGAAAGCCGTGTACGAAGCGATGAACGACTCCTTCCAGTTGTTGCGCAAGAAGCAGGACAGGCCGCTGCTGCTGTTCGCGGGGCAGAACCTGAGCGAGGACTATCTCTCGGAGCTCTTGGCCGCCGTGAAGCCCTATCGGATCGCTGCGATCGTCATTTCCAAGTCGGGCACGACGACCGAGCCGGCCGTCGCGTTCCGCCTGATCAAAGAGGAGATCGAGTCGCGCTACGGCAAGGCCGAGGCGTCCAAGCGGATCGTCGCCGTGACCGACGCCAAGCGCGGAGCCCTGCGGACACTTGCGACGCAAGAAGGCTATGCCACGTTCGTGATTCCCGATAATGTCGGCGGACGCTATTCGGTGCTGACGCCCGTCGGCCTGCTGCCGCTGGCCGCCGCCGGCGTCCGGATCGGCGAGTTGGTCCGCGGCGCGCAGGATATGGAGAAGGCCACCGGAACGGACGTGCCCTTCGAGCGGAATCCGTCGGCTCTTTACGCTGCCGCGCGGACGGCGCTCTATCGCAAGGGCTGCAAGATCGAGATTCTGGGCAGCTACGATCCGAAGCTGCTTTATGTGGCCGAGTGGTGGAAGCAGCTCTACGGCGAGAGCGAAGGCAAGGAGGGCAAAGGAATTTTCCCGGCCAGCGTGACGCTGACGGCCGACCTGCACTCGATGGGGCAGTACATTCAGCAGGGCGAGCGGACGCTGATGGAAACGATCGTCAGCATCGGTCATCCGAAGCATACGCTGAAGATCGCGTCCGATGCGGACAATCTGGACGGCCTGAACTATCTGGCGGGCAAGCGCATCGGCGAGGTGAACCGCATGGCCGAGATGGGAACGATGCTGGCCCATGTCGACGGGGGCGTGCCCAATATCCGGATCGAGCTGCCCGAGCTCGACGAGTATTATCTGGGAGCGTTGCTCTATTTCTTCGAGAAGGCCTGCGGCATGAGCGGTTATGCGCTCGGGGTCAATCCGTTCGATCAGCCCGGCGTGGAAGCCTACAAGAAGAATATGTTCGCGTTGCTCGGCAAGCCTGGCTACGAGGAGCAGGGCGAAGAGCTGCGCAAGCGGTTGTAG
- a CDS encoding phosphoribosylaminoimidazolesuccinocarboxamide synthase, protein MAKAILKTNFHFDGQKSLYEGKVRDVYNIDDRYLAMVVSDRISAFDVVLPKGIPFKGQVLNQIASKFLDATADICPNWKIASPDPMVTVGYRCESFPVEMIVRGYLTGSSWRDYQAGARSICGVPLPDGMREHQRFDRPIVTPTTKAEIGAHDQNISKEEIVAQGLVSKEDYEKLEGYALALFGRGTKMAAERGLILVDTKYEFGKRDGEIYLIDEIHTPDSSRYFYADGYEERFAKGEPQRQLSKEFVREWLMEHGFSGKPGQQVPEMTDEFVDSVSDRYIELYEKITGERFVRDEAPDVLARIESNVRNMLARLH, encoded by the coding sequence ATGGCAAAAGCGATTCTCAAGACAAATTTTCATTTCGACGGCCAGAAAAGCCTGTACGAGGGCAAGGTCCGCGACGTGTACAATATCGACGACCGCTATCTGGCGATGGTGGTTTCCGACCGCATTTCGGCGTTCGACGTGGTGCTTCCCAAAGGTATTCCGTTCAAGGGGCAGGTGCTGAACCAGATCGCGTCGAAGTTTCTCGATGCGACGGCCGACATCTGTCCGAACTGGAAGATCGCCTCTCCCGACCCGATGGTGACCGTCGGCTACCGGTGCGAGTCGTTCCCGGTCGAGATGATCGTCCGTGGCTATCTGACCGGCAGCTCGTGGCGCGATTATCAGGCGGGGGCCCGGTCGATCTGCGGCGTGCCCCTGCCCGACGGCATGCGCGAGCACCAGCGCTTCGACCGTCCGATCGTCACGCCGACGACCAAAGCCGAAATCGGCGCGCACGACCAGAACATCTCCAAGGAGGAGATCGTCGCGCAGGGTCTCGTGTCGAAAGAAGATTACGAAAAGCTCGAAGGCTATGCGCTGGCCTTGTTCGGCCGGGGAACGAAAATGGCCGCCGAGCGGGGCCTGATCCTCGTCGATACGAAGTACGAATTCGGCAAGCGCGACGGCGAGATCTACCTGATCGACGAGATTCATACGCCCGACAGCTCGCGTTACTTCTACGCCGACGGCTACGAGGAGCGTTTCGCGAAAGGCGAGCCGCAGCGTCAGCTTTCCAAGGAGTTCGTCCGCGAGTGGCTGATGGAGCACGGCTTCAGCGGCAAGCCCGGGCAGCAGGTGCCCGAGATGACCGACGAGTTCGTCGATAGCGTCAGCGACCGCTACATCGAGCTGTACGAGAAGATCACCGGCGAACGGTTCGTGAGAGACGAGGCTCCCGACGTGCTTGCGCGCATCGAGAGCAACGTGCGCAATATGCTCGCGCGCCTGCATTGA
- a CDS encoding class II fructose-bisphosphate aldolase — MVNYKDLGLVNTREMFKKAIAGQYAIAAFNFNNMEQMQAIIQAAVETKSPVILQVSSGARKYANQTLLRYMAQGAVEYAKELGCAHPQIVLHLDHGDSFELCKSCIDMGFSSVMIDGSHFPYEENIALTKKVVDYAHQFDVTVEGELGVLAGIEDDVKAEHHTYTQPEEVIDFVSRTGVDSLAISIGTSHGANKFTPEQCTRDANGVLVPPPLRFDILKEIEKKIPGFPIVLHGSSSVPQDLVAIINKYGGALKDAIGIPEDQLREAAKSAVCKINIDSDGRLAMTAAVREVMATKPAEFDPRKYLGPARDWLRELYKKKLINVLGSAGKMEC; from the coding sequence ATGGTTAACTACAAGGATTTGGGTCTGGTGAACACCCGCGAGATGTTCAAGAAGGCCATCGCAGGGCAGTATGCGATCGCTGCGTTCAACTTCAACAACATGGAGCAGATGCAGGCCATCATTCAGGCTGCGGTCGAGACCAAGTCGCCCGTCATCCTGCAGGTGTCGAGCGGCGCGCGCAAGTACGCCAATCAGACGCTGCTGCGCTATATGGCTCAGGGGGCCGTCGAGTACGCCAAGGAGCTGGGCTGCGCCCATCCGCAGATCGTGCTGCACCTCGATCACGGCGACTCGTTCGAGCTTTGCAAATCGTGCATCGACATGGGCTTCTCGTCGGTGATGATCGACGGCTCGCACTTCCCCTACGAGGAAAATATCGCGTTGACGAAGAAAGTGGTCGACTACGCTCATCAGTTCGACGTGACGGTCGAAGGCGAGCTCGGCGTGCTGGCCGGCATCGAGGATGACGTGAAGGCCGAACATCATACCTATACGCAGCCCGAGGAGGTCATCGACTTCGTATCGCGCACCGGCGTCGACTCGCTGGCCATCTCGATCGGCACCTCGCACGGTGCCAACAAGTTCACGCCCGAGCAGTGCACCCGCGACGCGAACGGCGTTTTGGTTCCGCCCCCCTTGCGTTTCGATATCCTGAAGGAGATCGAGAAGAAGATCCCCGGATTCCCGATCGTGCTGCACGGCTCGTCGTCGGTGCCTCAGGATCTGGTAGCCATCATCAACAAGTATGGCGGCGCGCTGAAGGATGCCATCGGCATTCCCGAGGACCAGCTCCGCGAGGCTGCCAAGTCGGCCGTCTGCAAAATCAATATCGACTCCGACGGCCGCCTGGCCATGACGGCTGCCGTTCGCGAGGTGATGGCTACGAAGCCTGCCGAATTCGACCCGCGCAAGTACCTCGGTCCGGCTCGCGACTGGCTGCGCGAGCTTTATAAAAAGAAGCTGATCAACGTGTTGGGGTCGGCCGGTAAGATGGAATGCTAA
- a CDS encoding aminoacyl-histidine dipeptidase: MEKNLKELSPRRVWEKFYEITRVPRPSHHEDAIREYLLAEAHTHGIEAEADAAGNVIMRKAATPGMESRKGIVLQAHMDMVPQKNGDKAFDFVRDPIEAYVDGEWVKADGTTLGADNGMGMAAILAVLESDDIEHGPIEALITATEETGMVGANGLKGGMLRGDILVNLDSETEGELYVGCAGGLDASMTFSYEEESVPASSTAFLVEVKGLKGGHSGIEIVLERGNANLVLFRLLKMAEKAFGLRLSSVDGGGLRNAIPREARAVVTVPAAEAGAFREAVRDFERTVREELRSVDEGVSVTAEETALPASLIDTDTQRRLIRAVHGCPNGVVRMSPSMKGLVQTSTNLARVVSSGGRIAVQCLLRSSVGSEKRDLGERIASVFELAGAEVVLSGAYDGWNPDMDSPILAAMVASYERLFGRRPAVTAIHAGLECGIIRTNYPHLDMISFGPTICYPHSPDEKVSIPSVERFWNYLLETLRSAPEK; encoded by the coding sequence ATGGAAAAGAATCTGAAGGAGCTTTCGCCCCGCCGGGTGTGGGAGAAGTTTTACGAGATAACCCGCGTGCCGCGTCCGTCGCATCACGAGGATGCGATTCGCGAGTATCTGCTCGCCGAGGCGCACACGCACGGCATCGAGGCCGAGGCCGACGCGGCGGGCAACGTGATCATGCGCAAGGCGGCGACCCCGGGCATGGAGTCCCGCAAGGGAATCGTCCTGCAGGCGCATATGGACATGGTTCCGCAGAAGAACGGCGACAAGGCGTTCGATTTCGTCCGCGATCCGATCGAAGCTTATGTCGACGGCGAATGGGTGAAGGCCGACGGTACGACGCTCGGCGCCGACAACGGCATGGGCATGGCCGCCATACTGGCCGTGCTGGAATCGGACGATATCGAGCACGGTCCGATCGAGGCGCTGATCACCGCCACCGAGGAGACCGGCATGGTCGGCGCGAACGGTCTGAAAGGCGGAATGCTGCGGGGCGACATACTGGTCAATCTCGACTCGGAGACCGAGGGCGAGCTGTACGTGGGCTGCGCCGGAGGGCTCGATGCGTCGATGACTTTTTCCTATGAAGAAGAATCCGTACCCGCTTCCTCGACGGCTTTCCTCGTCGAGGTGAAGGGGCTTAAGGGCGGCCATTCCGGCATCGAGATCGTGCTGGAGCGGGGCAATGCGAACCTCGTTCTGTTCCGCTTGCTCAAAATGGCCGAGAAGGCATTCGGCCTGCGCCTGTCGAGCGTCGACGGAGGCGGGCTGCGCAATGCGATCCCGCGCGAGGCCCGGGCCGTCGTGACGGTGCCGGCTGCCGAAGCCGGGGCGTTCCGCGAGGCCGTGCGCGATTTCGAACGGACCGTGCGCGAGGAGCTCCGGAGCGTCGACGAAGGCGTGAGCGTGACGGCCGAAGAAACGGCCCTGCCCGCTTCGCTGATCGATACGGATACGCAGCGACGGCTGATCCGTGCCGTGCACGGATGTCCGAACGGCGTCGTGCGAATGAGCCCGTCGATGAAGGGGCTCGTGCAGACGTCCACGAACCTGGCCCGCGTCGTCTCGTCCGGCGGCCGGATCGCGGTACAGTGCCTGTTGCGCAGCTCGGTCGGCAGCGAGAAGCGCGATTTGGGCGAGCGCATCGCCTCGGTGTTCGAGCTCGCCGGGGCCGAAGTCGTCCTGAGCGGGGCTTACGACGGCTGGAATCCCGACATGGATTCCCCGATTCTGGCGGCGATGGTCGCGTCCTACGAACGCCTTTTCGGTCGCCGGCCGGCCGTGACGGCCATTCACGCCGGGCTCGAGTGCGGCATCATCCGTACGAACTATCCGCATCTGGACATGATCTCGTTCGGCCCGACGATCTGTTATCCGCACTCGCCCGACGAGAAGGTCAGCATTCCGTCGGTCGAGCGCTTTTGGAACTATCTGCTCGAAACGCTGCGCAGCGCGCCCGAAAAATAG
- the cls gene encoding cardiolipin synthase, which translates to MQEVMLTIGWADLKSFLSVGYILFVIVTIAVIIHDKREPVKALSWIIVISLLPVVGFVFYIVFGRNHRKQKLFNRKELHDLEQIDALSRQQIYEINHPSLLHKSEISDHRDTITLLLNSNKALLTVHNRVRVLNDGAETFDEIRRALRQARESIHMEYYIIEDDELGREIADILIAKAAEGVEVRLIYDDVGSWGLGRKYLGRLRRAGVEVRCFMPVVFPWLTSHVNYRNHRKILVVDGRIGFTGGINIAQRYVTGTKLGPWRDTHLRLEGEAVGMLQIVFITDWFFVTKKLLADYDKYLPKTHVRDETMIQIVTSGPDSDWASIMQAFFSAISHAQHHIYISSPYFLPNEAILTAVKVASLSGIDVRIMIPSRSDSKIVYWASRSYIGELIEANVKVYLYRKGFNHSKLIMIDGRFASVGTANMDIRSFEDNFEVSAILYDRAITESLEADFLRDLERSRLVTREYWESRPLLHNMYEAMSRLFSPLL; encoded by the coding sequence ATGCAGGAGGTGATGCTGACCATAGGCTGGGCCGACCTGAAGTCATTTCTGAGCGTCGGCTATATTCTGTTCGTGATCGTTACGATCGCCGTGATCATCCACGACAAGCGCGAGCCGGTCAAGGCGCTGTCGTGGATCATCGTGATCTCGCTGCTGCCGGTCGTGGGATTCGTCTTCTACATCGTGTTCGGCCGCAATCACCGCAAGCAGAAACTGTTCAACCGCAAGGAGCTGCACGATCTGGAGCAGATCGATGCGCTGAGCCGGCAACAGATATACGAGATCAATCATCCGTCGCTGCTGCACAAGTCCGAGATCAGCGATCACCGCGATACCATTACGCTGCTGCTCAACAGCAACAAGGCGTTGCTGACCGTGCACAACCGCGTCCGGGTGCTGAACGACGGGGCGGAGACGTTCGACGAGATACGCCGGGCGCTGCGGCAGGCCCGCGAGTCGATCCATATGGAATACTATATCATCGAGGACGACGAGCTGGGCCGCGAGATCGCCGACATCCTGATCGCCAAGGCCGCCGAGGGCGTCGAGGTGCGGCTGATCTACGACGACGTAGGGAGCTGGGGGCTCGGGCGCAAGTATCTCGGGCGGTTGCGCCGGGCGGGCGTCGAGGTGCGCTGCTTCATGCCGGTCGTTTTCCCTTGGCTCACGAGCCATGTCAACTACCGCAACCACCGCAAGATTCTGGTCGTCGACGGCAGGATAGGCTTTACGGGAGGAATCAATATCGCGCAGCGTTACGTTACCGGTACGAAGCTCGGGCCGTGGCGCGACACTCATCTGAGGCTCGAGGGCGAAGCCGTCGGGATGCTTCAGATCGTTTTCATTACGGACTGGTTTTTCGTCACCAAGAAGCTGCTCGCCGATTACGACAAGTATCTGCCCAAGACGCATGTGCGGGACGAGACGATGATCCAGATCGTCACGTCGGGGCCCGATTCGGACTGGGCGTCGATCATGCAGGCCTTTTTCTCGGCGATTTCCCACGCTCAGCATCACATCTACATATCCTCGCCCTATTTCCTGCCCAACGAGGCGATCCTGACGGCGGTCAAGGTCGCGTCGCTGAGCGGCATCGACGTGCGGATCATGATTCCGAGCCGGTCCGACTCGAAGATCGTCTACTGGGCCTCGCGCTCATACATCGGCGAACTGATCGAGGCCAACGTGAAGGTCTATCTTTACCGCAAGGGCTTCAACCATTCCAAGCTGATCATGATCGACGGCCGGTTCGCCTCGGTCGGGACGGCCAATATGGACATCCGCAGCTTCGAGGACAATTTCGAGGTGTCGGCCATTTTGTACGACCGTGCGATTACCGAGAGCCTCGAGGCCGATTTCCTGCGCGATCTGGAGCGGAGCCGTCTGGTCACGCGCGAGTATTGGGAGAGCCGTCCCCTGCTGCACAATATGTATGAGGCGATGTCGAGACTCTTCAGCCCGCTGCTCTGA
- a CDS encoding NAD(P)H-dependent glycerol-3-phosphate dehydrogenase, whose amino-acid sequence MAFRIDRQSRCAVIGYGSWATALVKILLENETSVGWYIRNREVLESVRRNETNPRYLRDVHFDTGRLRTSDDLNETVRSAEVIVLAVPSVYLKTTLEPLAEPLSDKFVISAIKGIVPGELVTVAEYVNRRYGVPFCQLGIVSGPCHAEEVALERLSYLTAVCKEPENARALGEKIGTPYISVSYSTDIYGIEYASVLKNIYAMAVGIALGLGYGDNFVAVLISNAAMEMSRFMAETYPAQRDTFASAYLGDLLVTSYSQFSRNRRFGLMIGKGYSVEAARVEMSMVAEGYYAAECVMRINERYGVEMPIARAVYGILYEGESPAASLKLLTGKLI is encoded by the coding sequence ATGGCTTTCAGAATCGACAGGCAGTCCCGCTGCGCCGTGATCGGATACGGCAGCTGGGCGACCGCTCTGGTCAAAATATTGCTCGAGAACGAGACATCCGTAGGCTGGTACATCCGCAACCGCGAGGTGCTGGAGTCCGTTCGCCGCAACGAGACCAATCCGCGCTATCTGCGCGACGTGCATTTCGACACCGGTCGTCTGAGGACCTCCGACGATCTGAACGAGACGGTCCGCTCTGCCGAGGTGATCGTGCTGGCCGTTCCGTCGGTCTACCTGAAGACGACGCTCGAGCCGCTCGCCGAGCCGCTTTCGGACAAGTTCGTGATTTCGGCCATCAAAGGGATCGTGCCCGGCGAGCTGGTGACCGTCGCCGAGTACGTCAACCGCCGCTACGGCGTGCCGTTCTGCCAGCTCGGCATCGTGTCGGGGCCGTGTCACGCCGAGGAGGTAGCCCTCGAACGGCTTTCCTATCTGACGGCCGTATGCAAGGAGCCCGAAAACGCGCGAGCGCTCGGCGAGAAGATCGGAACGCCCTATATCAGCGTCAGCTATTCGACCGACATCTACGGCATAGAATATGCGTCCGTGCTCAAGAACATCTACGCGATGGCCGTCGGCATCGCGCTCGGGCTGGGCTACGGCGACAACTTCGTCGCCGTGCTGATCAGCAACGCGGCGATGGAGATGTCGCGCTTTATGGCCGAGACCTATCCTGCGCAGCGCGATACGTTCGCATCGGCCTATCTCGGGGACCTGCTCGTCACTTCCTATTCGCAGTTCAGCCGCAACCGCCGGTTCGGGCTGATGATCGGCAAGGGCTACTCGGTCGAGGCGGCCCGCGTGGAGATGAGTATGGTGGCCGAAGGGTATTACGCGGCCGAATGCGTGATGAGGATCAACGAGCGCTACGGCGTCGAGATGCCGATCGCGCGGGCCGTCTATGGCATCCTCTACGAGGGAGAGTCTCCGGCGGCCAGCCTGAAGCTTCTGACCGGGAAACTGATATGA
- a CDS encoding PhoH family protein: MTEKVIRIEGIDPAELYGVAGSNIDRIGGKFPKLKMVARGSSIKVTGEAGEIERFDRKLSQLIEYYGRYGHVSPQVIDQVYDGGMPTGDGDLPEPQDVIVHGNAGLVVRARTVNQQRLLRLSERNDLLFAVGPAGSGKTYTAIALAVRALRNREVKRIILTRPAVEAGEKLGFLPGDMKEKLDPYLQPLYDALNDMIPAAKLGRFMEDGTVQIAPLAFMRGRTLDNAFVILDEAQNTTVSQLKMFLTRMGRNARFIVTGDVTQIDLPRREDSGLVPVIDMLRGIDGIGIVGFDNRDIIRHRLVKHIVEAFEKRGGTEEKP, from the coding sequence ATGACGGAAAAGGTGATACGCATCGAGGGAATCGATCCGGCCGAGCTGTACGGCGTGGCCGGATCGAACATCGACCGCATCGGCGGCAAGTTCCCCAAACTGAAAATGGTCGCCCGGGGCTCGTCGATCAAGGTGACCGGCGAGGCGGGCGAGATCGAGCGTTTCGACCGCAAGCTGTCGCAGCTGATCGAGTATTACGGCCGCTACGGCCATGTTTCGCCTCAGGTGATCGATCAGGTGTACGACGGCGGCATGCCGACGGGCGACGGCGATCTGCCGGAACCGCAGGATGTGATCGTGCACGGCAACGCCGGTCTCGTCGTCCGGGCCCGGACGGTCAATCAGCAGCGGCTGCTGAGGCTCTCCGAGCGGAACGACCTGCTTTTCGCCGTCGGGCCGGCCGGCTCGGGCAAGACGTATACGGCCATCGCGCTGGCCGTCCGCGCGCTGCGCAACCGGGAGGTCAAGCGTATTATTCTGACGCGCCCGGCCGTCGAGGCCGGCGAGAAGCTGGGCTTCCTGCCCGGCGACATGAAGGAGAAACTCGATCCTTATTTGCAGCCGTTGTACGACGCGCTGAACGATATGATCCCCGCCGCGAAGCTCGGCCGCTTCATGGAGGACGGGACGGTGCAGATCGCTCCGCTCGCGTTCATGCGCGGCCGCACGCTCGACAACGCCTTCGTGATTCTGGACGAAGCGCAGAACACGACCGTCTCGCAGCTCAAGATGTTCCTTACGCGTATGGGGCGCAACGCGCGCTTCATCGTGACGGGCGACGTGACGCAGATCGACCTGCCGCGTCGTGAAGATTCGGGTCTGGTGCCCGTGATCGACATGCTGCGCGGCATCGACGGCATCGGGATCGTCGGATTCGACAACCGGGACATTATCCGCCATCGGCTGGTCAAGCATATCGTCGAGGCTTTCGAGAAGCGCGGCGGCACCGAGGAAAAACCGTAA
- a CDS encoding porin family protein yields the protein MTTKRWTAWAAAAVVFCCAAGSLSAKGPIVFGVRAGLQTQGLNPSTGADLGIANADKDFGYQLGFLARFNLPILYIQPELMYTSHRFTMNLEGDASAKVSMKNLELPVMVGMKIAFLRVMAGPVFNLMNDTKNKLKKTSMAVTADITRPLVSYQLGAGIELGHIGFDVRYGGQFKRADMTVVKGENPASSGKLGMNQWQFTLSYLF from the coding sequence ATGACAACAAAACGATGGACAGCGTGGGCGGCGGCAGCCGTCGTGTTCTGCTGCGCGGCCGGCAGCCTGTCCGCCAAGGGGCCGATCGTCTTCGGCGTGCGCGCCGGTCTGCAGACGCAGGGGCTCAATCCGTCGACGGGCGCCGATCTGGGAATCGCGAACGCCGATAAGGATTTCGGATACCAGCTGGGCTTTCTGGCCCGGTTCAACTTGCCGATCCTGTATATTCAGCCGGAGCTGATGTATACCTCCCACCGGTTCACGATGAATCTGGAAGGGGACGCCTCGGCCAAGGTGTCGATGAAGAATCTGGAACTGCCGGTGATGGTGGGTATGAAGATCGCTTTCCTGCGCGTTATGGCCGGGCCGGTATTCAACCTGATGAACGATACGAAGAACAAGCTCAAGAAAACGTCCATGGCCGTTACCGCCGACATTACGCGGCCTTTGGTCTCCTATCAGCTGGGCGCGGGCATCGAGCTCGGGCATATCGGGTTCGACGTGCGCTACGGGGGGCAGTTCAAGCGGGCCGACATGACGGTGGTCAAGGGCGAGAACCCTGCCTCGTCGGGCAAACTGGGCATGAATCAGTGGCAGTTCACGCTCAGTTATCTGTTCTGA
- a CDS encoding diacylglycerol/lipid kinase family protein, protein MEIADKWFAIVNPVAGSGRGLTDWPLISRLLRERHIVPEYVFTERKYHAIELAVEAVNNGFRKIIVVGGDGTIHEVVNGLFIQKTVPTTDVLLSVIAVGTGNDWIRMFGIPRKYSEAIRAIADGHSFLQDVGVISYYKASYKQSRYMANVAGVGFDAFVNRKYNHLKEEGKKGKWLYLWSTLKAVLRYSSTGVKVYVDDELVVNDLVYSATIGIGRYNGGGMLQTPEAVADDGLFDLTVIRKMSRLAVLLHFKVLFNGRIYKLRKTSLNRGRRIRIESSPEIAVEVDGEALGYSPFEFEIIDRAVRVVVAERFLSESAGASSGSPAPETNRPSTN, encoded by the coding sequence ATGGAGATTGCCGACAAATGGTTCGCGATCGTCAACCCGGTGGCCGGCAGCGGCCGGGGGCTGACCGACTGGCCGCTGATCAGCCGGCTGCTGCGCGAGCGTCATATCGTGCCCGAGTATGTATTTACCGAGCGGAAGTACCATGCGATCGAACTGGCCGTCGAGGCCGTCAACAACGGTTTCCGCAAGATTATCGTAGTCGGCGGCGACGGTACGATCCACGAGGTCGTCAACGGGCTGTTCATTCAGAAGACCGTTCCGACGACCGATGTGTTGCTGAGCGTGATCGCCGTCGGAACGGGCAACGACTGGATCCGGATGTTCGGCATCCCGCGCAAGTATTCGGAGGCGATCCGCGCGATCGCCGACGGACACTCGTTCCTTCAGGACGTGGGCGTCATATCGTACTACAAGGCCAGCTACAAGCAGAGCCGCTACATGGCCAATGTGGCGGGCGTCGGCTTCGACGCTTTCGTGAACCGGAAGTACAATCACCTCAAGGAGGAGGGCAAGAAAGGCAAGTGGCTCTATCTGTGGAGCACGCTGAAAGCCGTGCTGCGTTATTCTTCGACGGGCGTCAAGGTGTACGTCGACGACGAGCTGGTCGTCAACGATCTGGTATACAGCGCGACGATCGGAATCGGTCGCTACAACGGAGGCGGCATGCTTCAGACGCCCGAGGCGGTAGCCGACGACGGTCTGTTCGACCTGACGGTGATCCGTAAGATGAGCCGGCTGGCGGTGCTCCTTCATTTCAAAGTGCTGTTCAACGGACGCATATACAAACTGCGTAAAACCAGTCTCAATCGCGGACGCCGCATTCGCATCGAGTCCTCGCCCGAGATCGCCGTCGAGGTCGACGGCGAGGCGCTGGGCTATTCTCCGTTCGAGTTCGAAATCATCGACCGGGCCGTGCGCGTCGTCGTAGCCGAGCGCTTCCTCTCGGAGTCGGCCGGAGCCTCCTCCGGCTCGCCCGCCCCGGAAACCAACAGACCAAGTACCAACTAA